One stretch of Micromonospora echinospora DNA includes these proteins:
- a CDS encoding branched-chain amino acid ABC transporter permease, whose protein sequence is MTTTPTETAPAPASPLRRLLPGAPAGREPRGSTLLRHLAVAVFVGTLVVLVTNQLAPYQNLQVARVCAFLCVTAGHTVLVGLNGQLSLGHGALMATGAYTVALTQQALDERAVRGWWTLPASLLAGVAVTALGGLVVGLAAARLRGPYLAGVTLAVATLVPAVTTIFTGVFNGEQGLSFPAQTPPAALGAYFQPERWLAWIALAAALLTMLLLANLARSRFGRSLRAVRDDEVAARLAGIPVARTQVLAFVVSAACAGLGGGVYAMLTATVAPGKFPLDLSLFLLMAIVIGGLGSLAGAVWGALLLVALQDLPGLLTEHLSLSAGLAQRLEGNLALAVFGLVLIVVMLAAPGGLQGGVRALTTRLRRAVRRRPATRRSPDR, encoded by the coding sequence GTGACGACCACCCCCACCGAGACCGCGCCCGCGCCGGCGTCCCCGCTGCGCCGGCTGCTCCCGGGCGCGCCGGCCGGACGCGAGCCGCGCGGCTCCACGCTGCTGCGCCACCTCGCCGTGGCCGTGTTCGTCGGCACGCTCGTCGTGCTGGTCACCAACCAGCTCGCGCCGTACCAGAACCTCCAGGTGGCCCGCGTCTGCGCGTTCCTCTGCGTCACCGCCGGGCACACCGTGCTGGTCGGGCTCAACGGCCAGCTCTCCCTCGGGCACGGCGCGCTGATGGCCACCGGCGCGTACACCGTGGCGCTGACCCAGCAGGCCCTCGACGAGCGGGCCGTACGCGGGTGGTGGACGCTGCCGGCGTCGCTGCTCGCGGGGGTCGCGGTGACCGCGCTCGGCGGGCTCGTCGTCGGGCTGGCGGCGGCCCGGCTGCGCGGCCCCTACCTGGCCGGTGTGACGCTCGCCGTGGCGACGCTCGTCCCGGCGGTCACCACGATCTTCACCGGCGTGTTCAACGGCGAACAGGGGCTGTCGTTCCCGGCGCAGACGCCACCGGCCGCGCTCGGCGCCTACTTCCAGCCCGAGCGCTGGCTGGCCTGGATCGCGCTGGCCGCCGCCCTGCTCACCATGCTGCTGCTGGCCAACCTGGCGCGCAGCCGCTTCGGCCGGTCGCTGCGGGCGGTCCGCGACGACGAGGTCGCGGCCCGGCTCGCCGGCATCCCGGTGGCCCGCACGCAGGTGCTCGCGTTCGTCGTCAGCGCCGCGTGCGCCGGCCTCGGTGGCGGCGTGTACGCCATGCTCACCGCCACCGTCGCGCCCGGCAAGTTCCCGCTGGACCTGTCGCTGTTCCTGCTCATGGCGATCGTGATCGGCGGGCTGGGCAGCCTGGCCGGCGCGGTCTGGGGAGCGCTGCTGCTGGTGGCGCTGCAGGACCTGCCCGGCCTGCTCACCGAGCACCTCAGCCTGTCCGCCGGGCTGGCCCAGCGGCTGGAGGGCAACCTCGCGCTCGCCGTGTTCGGCCTGGTCCTCATCGTCGTCATGCTCGCCGCCCCGGGCGGCCTGCAGGGCGGGGTGCGTGCCCTCACCACCCGCCTGCGCAGGGCCGTCCGCCGTCGTCCCGCCACCCGCCGGTCGCCGGACCGCTGA
- a CDS encoding TetR/AcrR family transcriptional regulator, giving the protein MIELETDPPERVDGRAARAERTRAAIVEAHLALIDSGDLRPTGERIAERAGVSLRTLWTNFKDMETLFAATGRRVGERQAAAWQPVPPDLPLTARIAAFCDQRARLLELLAPSARASALREPFSPQLRRNRDAAIARVRQEIEAVFAPELTQAGPGRAQLLDALTVAGTWSAWSMMRDSMELDVDAARAVMARTLGALLVDAIAAGLR; this is encoded by the coding sequence ATGATCGAGCTGGAGACCGACCCGCCGGAACGGGTGGACGGCCGGGCGGCGCGGGCCGAGCGGACCCGGGCCGCGATCGTGGAGGCGCACCTGGCCCTGATCGACTCCGGTGACCTGCGGCCCACCGGGGAGCGGATCGCCGAGCGGGCCGGGGTGTCGCTGCGCACGCTCTGGACGAACTTCAAGGACATGGAGACGCTGTTCGCCGCGACCGGGCGGCGGGTCGGCGAACGGCAGGCAGCGGCCTGGCAGCCGGTGCCGCCGGACCTGCCGCTCACCGCCCGGATCGCCGCGTTCTGCGACCAGCGGGCCCGGCTGCTGGAGCTGCTGGCACCCTCGGCCCGCGCGTCGGCGCTGCGGGAGCCGTTCTCCCCGCAGTTGCGCCGCAACCGGGATGCGGCCATCGCCCGGGTCCGCCAGGAGATCGAGGCGGTGTTCGCCCCGGAGCTGACGCAGGCCGGGCCGGGGCGGGCGCAGTTGCTGGACGCGCTCACTGTGGCCGGCACCTGGTCGGCCTGGTCGATGATGCGCGACTCGATGGAGCTCGACGTCGACGCCGCCCGCGCCGTGATGGCCCGTACGCTCGGCGCGCTGCTGGTCGACGCGATCGCCGCCGGCCTGCGCTGA
- a CDS encoding ABC transporter ATP-binding protein has protein sequence MTAVLEVEALSCGYGPVPVLRDVALTVPAGTVTAVLGANGAGKTTLLRTLSGLLRPTSGRIRYAGEDLRGVRVEHLVRRGLAHVPEGRGVVTELTVAENLRLGGLWRRDRADARRAQDEVYELFPALARRRDHAGHQLSGGERQMLAIGRALIARPRLLLLDEPSLGLAPKVTAQIMALLRRLRDEQGLTVLLVEQNVRSALSVADQGIVMSLGRVVTAAPAARLRDDDQLRHAYLGF, from the coding sequence GTGACCGCCGTGCTGGAGGTGGAGGCGCTCAGTTGCGGCTACGGCCCGGTGCCGGTGCTGCGCGACGTCGCGCTCACCGTCCCGGCCGGCACCGTCACCGCCGTGCTCGGTGCCAACGGCGCCGGGAAGACCACGCTGCTGCGTACCCTCTCGGGTCTGCTGCGGCCCACCAGCGGCCGGATCCGGTACGCGGGGGAGGACCTGCGCGGCGTCCGGGTGGAACACCTGGTCCGGCGCGGGCTGGCGCACGTGCCGGAGGGGCGCGGCGTGGTGACCGAGCTGACCGTGGCGGAGAACCTGCGCCTGGGCGGGCTGTGGCGGCGCGACCGGGCCGACGCCCGGCGCGCGCAGGACGAGGTGTACGAGCTGTTCCCGGCGCTGGCCCGCCGCCGCGACCACGCCGGACACCAGCTCTCCGGCGGCGAACGGCAGATGCTCGCGATCGGCCGCGCGCTGATCGCCCGGCCCCGGCTGCTGCTGCTCGACGAGCCGTCGCTCGGGCTGGCGCCCAAGGTCACCGCGCAGATCATGGCGCTGCTGCGGCGGCTGCGCGACGAACAGGGGCTCACCGTGCTGCTGGTCGAGCAGAACGTGCGCAGCGCGCTCTCCGTCGCCGACCAGGGCATCGTCATGTCGCTCGGACGCGTGGTGACCGCCGCGCCGGCCGCCCGGCTGCGCGACGACGACCAGCTCCGGCACGCGTACCTCGGATTCTAG
- a CDS encoding cysteine hydrolase family protein produces the protein MQRIDWTDTAVVGVHWQHEVVSPDGVFGPFFAGQVARHGVAANAARVAAAARAAGGLVVFTRVAYRPGYPDLIANTPSFAMIRERGAFLEGDPKTRIVDEVARQPGDVVVTSTRLGGFSGTELDLILRGRGVRTVVFTGVATNLAVASTAYQAVDQGYRIVTVSDACTAATDELHDAYLSTLGQLGEVATTGEIA, from the coding sequence ATGCAGCGCATCGACTGGACAGACACCGCGGTCGTGGGCGTCCACTGGCAACACGAGGTGGTCAGCCCGGACGGCGTCTTCGGCCCGTTCTTCGCCGGCCAGGTGGCCCGGCACGGCGTGGCGGCGAACGCGGCCCGGGTCGCCGCCGCCGCGCGGGCGGCGGGCGGCCTCGTGGTCTTCACCCGCGTCGCCTACCGGCCCGGCTATCCCGACCTGATCGCCAACACCCCGAGCTTCGCGATGATCAGGGAGCGCGGGGCGTTCCTGGAGGGCGACCCGAAGACCCGGATCGTCGACGAGGTCGCGCGACAGCCCGGCGACGTCGTCGTCACCTCCACCCGGCTCGGCGGCTTCTCCGGCACCGAACTGGACCTGATCCTGCGCGGCCGGGGCGTGCGGACCGTCGTGTTCACCGGCGTCGCGACGAACCTGGCCGTCGCCTCCACCGCCTACCAGGCGGTCGACCAGGGGTACCGCATCGTCACCGTCTCCGACGCGTGCACGGCGGCCACCGACGAGCTGCACGACGCCTACCTGAGCACGCTGGGCCAGCTCGGCGAGGTGGCCACCACCGGCGAGATCGCCTGA
- a CDS encoding ABC transporter substrate-binding protein, with product MRTTTRRVLAAAAGLALLAALPACADDEKQAAENVPGVSDSEVVIGTHQPLTGPAAPGYSKISAATKAYFEHVNSKGGVHGRKIVYKVMDDGYNPANTENVVRKLVLDDKVFALLGGLGTPTHTNVLEFVKTQRVPDLFVASGSRNWNQPDKYPTTFGWQPDYTVEGKILASYVKREFPGAKVCHFGQNDDFGRDSLAGVEQVLGPVAAKQTYTTTNQQVGPAIGALRAAGCQVVISATIPGFTALAMGQAAGQGFKAQWVVSNVGADYTTLAAQLGDKKVILEGMVADNYLPNVSDTANPWIQEFTKIHQKYNAGNPVDGNAIYGYSMAYTFVQAMLAAGPDPTREKLIEAVRKGGFRGPGLVPFRYADGVHAGYGGVRLTKVSNGAQAYFGPAYTTDDGDGAVTEFTEPPTAPPADAVPTP from the coding sequence ATGCGCACCACCACCCGCCGCGTTCTCGCGGCCGCCGCCGGCCTGGCCCTGCTGGCCGCGTTGCCGGCTTGCGCCGACGACGAGAAGCAGGCCGCCGAGAACGTTCCCGGCGTCAGCGACTCCGAGGTCGTCATCGGCACCCATCAACCACTCACCGGACCGGCCGCGCCCGGCTACTCGAAGATCTCCGCCGCCACCAAGGCGTACTTCGAGCACGTCAACAGCAAGGGCGGCGTGCACGGCCGCAAGATCGTCTACAAGGTCATGGACGACGGCTACAACCCGGCCAACACCGAGAACGTGGTCCGCAAGCTGGTGCTCGACGACAAGGTCTTCGCGCTGCTCGGCGGCCTCGGCACGCCGACGCACACGAACGTTCTGGAGTTCGTCAAGACGCAGCGGGTGCCGGACCTGTTCGTCGCCTCCGGCAGCCGCAACTGGAACCAGCCGGACAAGTACCCGACGACGTTCGGCTGGCAGCCCGACTACACGGTCGAGGGCAAGATCCTGGCCAGCTACGTCAAGCGCGAGTTCCCCGGCGCTAAGGTCTGCCACTTCGGGCAGAACGACGACTTCGGGCGGGACTCGCTCGCCGGGGTGGAGCAGGTCCTCGGCCCGGTGGCGGCGAAGCAGACGTACACCACCACCAACCAGCAGGTCGGCCCGGCGATCGGGGCGCTGCGCGCGGCCGGCTGCCAGGTGGTCATCTCGGCGACCATCCCGGGCTTCACCGCGCTCGCCATGGGCCAGGCCGCCGGGCAGGGCTTCAAGGCGCAGTGGGTGGTCTCCAACGTGGGCGCCGACTACACCACGCTGGCCGCCCAGCTCGGTGACAAGAAGGTGATCCTCGAGGGCATGGTGGCCGACAACTACCTGCCGAACGTGAGCGACACCGCGAACCCGTGGATCCAGGAGTTCACCAAGATCCACCAGAAGTACAACGCCGGCAACCCGGTCGACGGCAACGCGATCTACGGCTACTCGATGGCGTACACGTTCGTCCAGGCGATGCTCGCCGCCGGGCCCGACCCCACCCGGGAGAAGCTGATCGAGGCCGTGCGCAAGGGCGGCTTCCGCGGGCCCGGCCTGGTTCCGTTCCGGTACGCCGACGGCGTGCACGCCGGCTACGGCGGCGTGCGGCTGACCAAGGTGAGCAACGGCGCCCAGGCGTACTTCGGTCCCGCGTACACCACCGACGACGGTGACGGCGCGGTCACCGAGTTCACCGAGCCGCCGACCGCCCCGCCGGCGGACGCCGTACCGACCCCCTGA
- a CDS encoding branched-chain amino acid ABC transporter permease, whose amino-acid sequence MERFWFLTFDGLAGGAVYAAFALALVLIWRAARVVNFAQGAMAVATAYVGYAVVSATGSYWLGLAAAILSGLALGALVERVLMRFAGPGGPLNQVIVALGLVLVIQAMLGMIFGNEYRPAPAPFDTDALTIGGVAALSPYDLWVLGAALTVVALLAVLFTRTPVGLRMRAAAFAPEVSRLLGVSVGRMLTLGWALAAAVGALAGMLVVPTGLGLHSHAMDLVFVIAFTAAVVGGLDSPVGAVVGGLLVGLILSYVTGYLGPDTTPLAVLVLLLAVLLVRPGGLFSAARARHV is encoded by the coding sequence ATGGAGCGGTTCTGGTTCCTCACCTTCGACGGGCTCGCCGGCGGGGCGGTCTACGCGGCGTTCGCGCTCGCGCTGGTGCTCATCTGGCGGGCCGCCCGGGTGGTCAACTTCGCCCAGGGCGCGATGGCGGTGGCCACCGCCTACGTCGGCTACGCGGTCGTCTCCGCCACCGGCTCGTACTGGCTGGGCCTGGCCGCCGCGATCCTGTCCGGACTGGCCCTGGGCGCGCTGGTGGAGCGGGTGCTGATGCGGTTCGCCGGCCCCGGCGGCCCGCTCAACCAGGTGATCGTCGCGCTCGGGCTGGTGCTCGTCATCCAGGCGATGCTCGGCATGATCTTCGGCAACGAGTACCGGCCCGCCCCGGCGCCGTTCGACACCGACGCGCTCACCATCGGCGGGGTGGCCGCGCTGTCCCCGTACGACCTCTGGGTGCTCGGCGCGGCGCTCACGGTGGTGGCGCTGCTCGCGGTGCTGTTCACCCGTACCCCGGTCGGGCTGCGGATGCGGGCCGCCGCGTTCGCCCCCGAGGTGTCCCGGCTGCTCGGCGTCAGCGTCGGCCGGATGCTCACACTGGGCTGGGCGCTCGCCGCCGCTGTCGGCGCGCTGGCCGGGATGCTCGTCGTCCCCACCGGACTCGGCCTGCACTCACACGCCATGGACCTGGTCTTCGTGATCGCGTTCACCGCCGCCGTGGTCGGCGGCCTGGACAGCCCGGTCGGCGCCGTCGTCGGCGGCCTGCTGGTCGGGCTGATCCTGTCCTACGTCACCGGCTACCTGGGACCGGACACCACCCCGCTGGCCGTCCTGGTGCTGCTGCTGGCTGTCCTGCTGGTCCGCCCCGGCGGGCTCTTCTCCGCGGCGAGAGCGAGGCACGTGTGA